One genomic segment of Vagococcus intermedius includes these proteins:
- the treR gene encoding trehalose operon repressor, with protein MNRYKEIFQELEDKIKTGEFASGEKLPSENKLAQEYSVSRETIRKALVLLAEQGYIQKQQGKGSIILDIPTYDFPVSGLTSYHELTKTQHLPSITKVPVFHKGRICNEKEHHRLFPFNETNELYTIIRQRELSGEVVIIDKDYLDAEIIPDLTKDHASTSLYQYIEDSLKLEIGYAKKEITVEPITSEDQELMSLRPTDSCVVVVRSQVFLQDTRLFQYTESRHRIDKFKFVEFARRNKK; from the coding sequence ATGAATAGATATAAAGAAATATTTCAAGAATTAGAAGACAAAATAAAAACAGGTGAATTTGCTTCGGGAGAAAAACTACCTAGTGAAAATAAATTAGCACAAGAATATTCAGTTTCACGTGAGACGATCCGAAAAGCCCTCGTCTTACTAGCTGAGCAAGGTTATATCCAAAAGCAACAAGGAAAAGGGAGTATTATTTTAGATATTCCAACTTATGATTTTCCTGTCTCAGGCTTAACAAGTTACCATGAATTGACAAAAACACAGCATTTGCCCTCTATTACAAAAGTCCCAGTCTTCCACAAAGGACGGATTTGTAATGAAAAAGAACATCATCGACTATTTCCTTTTAACGAAACGAATGAACTATATACGATTATTCGACAAAGGGAGTTGAGTGGTGAAGTAGTCATTATTGATAAAGATTATTTGGATGCTGAAATTATACCAGATCTGACTAAGGATCATGCAAGTACCTCTTTATATCAATATATTGAGGATTCTTTAAAACTTGAAATTGGTTATGCAAAAAAAGAAATCACTGTTGAGCCTATTACAAGTGAGGATCAAGAATTAATGAGTTTAAGACCCACTGACAGTTGTGTTGTAGTGGTTCGCAGTCAAGTTTTCTTACAAGATACGCGCCTATTTCAATATACTGAGTCTCGTCATCGAATTGACAAGTTTAAATTTGTTGAATTTGCTAGAAGGAATAAAAAATAG
- the treC gene encoding alpha,alpha-phosphotrehalase — protein MNFKEKVVYQIYPKSFYDSNGDGVGDLQGIIQKIPYLADLGVDVLWFNPFFKSPQHDNGYDISDYCAIDPLYGTMSDFEQLVSEMTKYKMEIMLDMVLNHTSTDHPWFQKALAGEEKYQNYYILRPAKKDGGIPTNWDSKFGGKAWNRFGQTNNYYLHLFDKTQADLNWRNPEVREEMQKIVQFWLDKGVRGFRFDVINLIGKDEELHQATDDVGKYLYTDRPIVHEFLHQLNQATFGKYPTMTVGEMSATTIENCILYTQPDRQELDMTFNFHHLKVDYDNGNKWSKAPVRFNELTTLLHDWGEGMSEAEGWNALFWNNHDQPRALTRFADDQKLRVPSAKMLATAIHLNRGTPFIYQGEEIGMTDPYFESIDEYRDVESLNAYDKLREEGLSNTNALEIIQTKSRDNSRTPIPWNNQVNAGFSTGTPWLGLGKNWQTVNINNELTNGSIYSYYQKLIQLRKTYSVISRGDYQAFDRDNTSCYSYIREDSSAKLLVITNFTSNSIAYDLPEEWQTAEVLINNYDTEVTLTDSHSRAVPLQAYQALALLIN, from the coding sequence ATGAATTTTAAAGAAAAAGTAGTGTATCAAATTTATCCAAAATCTTTTTACGATAGTAATGGGGATGGTGTTGGAGATTTACAAGGAATTATACAAAAAATCCCTTACCTTGCTGATTTAGGAGTAGATGTCCTTTGGTTCAATCCTTTCTTTAAATCACCCCAACATGATAACGGTTATGACATTTCAGATTATTGTGCTATCGATCCTCTTTACGGAACGATGAGTGATTTTGAGCAACTTGTGTCAGAAATGACCAAATATAAGATGGAAATAATGCTTGATATGGTCTTAAATCATACATCAACCGATCATCCGTGGTTTCAAAAAGCTTTAGCTGGTGAAGAAAAGTATCAAAATTATTATATATTACGCCCCGCTAAAAAAGATGGTGGCATTCCGACTAATTGGGACTCTAAATTTGGTGGAAAAGCTTGGAATCGCTTTGGGCAAACAAATAATTATTATCTACATTTATTTGATAAAACACAGGCAGACCTAAATTGGAGAAATCCTGAAGTTAGAGAAGAGATGCAGAAAATTGTCCAATTTTGGTTAGATAAAGGGGTCAGAGGATTTAGATTTGATGTTATTAATTTAATCGGAAAAGACGAAGAGCTGCACCAAGCAACAGATGATGTAGGTAAATATTTATATACAGATAGACCTATCGTCCATGAGTTTTTACATCAACTCAATCAAGCGACGTTTGGTAAATACCCTACGATGACGGTCGGAGAGATGTCAGCCACTACGATAGAAAATTGTATCTTATATACTCAGCCAGATCGTCAAGAACTTGATATGACATTTAATTTTCATCATTTAAAAGTTGATTATGATAATGGTAATAAATGGAGTAAAGCCCCTGTTCGTTTCAATGAGTTAACAACACTTCTTCACGATTGGGGTGAAGGGATGTCGGAAGCCGAAGGATGGAACGCATTATTTTGGAACAATCATGACCAACCACGTGCCTTGACCCGCTTTGCAGATGACCAAAAACTAAGAGTTCCCTCTGCTAAGATGTTAGCAACAGCCATCCATTTAAACCGAGGAACTCCTTTTATTTACCAAGGAGAAGAGATCGGCATGACAGATCCTTACTTCGAGTCGATTGATGAGTACAGAGATGTTGAATCGCTAAATGCTTATGATAAACTAAGAGAAGAAGGGTTATCGAATACTAATGCTCTAGAAATAATTCAGACTAAGTCTCGTGATAATTCTCGAACACCAATACCTTGGAACAATCAAGTCAATGCCGGTTTTTCTACTGGAACACCATGGTTAGGGCTTGGCAAAAATTGGCAAACCGTCAATATTAACAATGAGTTAACTAATGGTAGTATTTATTCTTACTATCAAAAATTGATACAATTAAGAAAAACATATTCTGTTATTTCCAGAGGGGATTATCAAGCATTTGATCGAGATAATACCAGTTGCTATAGTTATATTCGTGAAGATAGTTCAGCTAAGCTGTTGGTCATAACTAATTTTACTTCTAATAGTATCGCATATGATTTACCGGAAGAATGGCAAACTGCTGAGGTACTTATTAATAATTATGACACAGAGGTGACTCTGACAGATAGCCACTCTCGAGCTGTTCCATTACAAGCCTATCAAGCCCTAGCATTACTTATTAATTAG
- a CDS encoding ParA family protein, producing MFTSSSTYFAEIIKKFEDEFDYILFDVPPTLSTFTDSAVLVSDYIVIVLQTQERSFIGAEAFIKYLQELMGSYETDFDILGILPVLQKNNAIVDKSVLKNATEEFGEENMFKTIIKNMERLKRYDITGIIDPKINKKFDMHDKNVHALYSEVTDELIERIEG from the coding sequence TTGTTTACATCCAGTTCAACGTATTTTGCTGAAATTATTAAAAAATTCGAAGATGAGTTTGATTACATTCTATTTGATGTACCGCCAACATTATCAACGTTCACTGACTCTGCAGTTTTAGTTTCTGACTACATTGTAATTGTTCTTCAAACACAAGAGCGTTCGTTTATTGGTGCTGAAGCATTCATCAAATACCTACAAGAACTGATGGGCAGTTATGAAACAGATTTTGATATTTTAGGTATTTTACCAGTGCTTCAAAAAAATAATGCTATCGTTGATAAATCTGTTCTTAAAAATGCAACGGAAGAATTTGGTGAAGAAAATATGTTTAAAACAATCATCAAAAATATGGAGCGCTTAAAACGTTATGATATTACAGGTATTATTGATCCAAAAATCAATAAAAAATTTGATATGCATGATAAGAACGTGCATGCCTTATATAGTGAAGTGACAGATGAACTGATAGAAAGGATTGAGGGATAA
- a CDS encoding DUF5388 domain-containing protein, with product MCFQDTKNRLQSLITMMDAKNVDEVVERLIDSYSELMSDEELNEFRFICKSLDKRTIKR from the coding sequence CTGTGTTTTCAAGATACAAAAAATAGGCTCCAATCATTAATAACCATGATGGACGCCAAAAATGTTGATGAAGTTGTTGAAAGACTCATTGATTCATACTCTGAATTAATGTCTGATGAAGAATTAAATGAATTTAGATTTATTTGTAAGTCCCTTGATAAGAGGACTATAAAGAGATAA